The following coding sequences are from one Treponema parvum window:
- a CDS encoding energy-coupling factor transporter transmembrane component T family protein yields the protein MEIKRQRATTDFILYGYRIGNSFLHKIPAGIKLLAILVLSVCILYAPAAACAAFFLILILFALKAEIPFSLLTADLTPIFYYGILLYVTSALSKKNFMPSLSDVIFCFRLLTMLMMSSILFRTTTPLELKSALEEIEISIRKKLRLKPKAEIAVMFSYFLLFLPRIFAIWNDISRAYKARGGKNDIKKIFVLFPILISLSIHKAWNTALAAEARSR from the coding sequence ATGGAAATAAAAAGGCAAAGAGCGACGACAGACTTCATCCTTTACGGTTACCGGATCGGAAACAGTTTTCTGCACAAAATTCCTGCCGGAATAAAGCTCCTTGCAATACTCGTTTTGAGCGTATGCATTTTATATGCTCCTGCCGCCGCATGCGCCGCATTTTTTTTAATATTAATATTGTTCGCTCTAAAAGCCGAAATTCCTTTCAGCCTCTTAACGGCCGATCTTACCCCAATATTTTATTACGGAATTTTGCTGTACGTAACTTCAGCCTTATCTAAAAAAAACTTTATGCCTTCCCTTAGTGACGTGATATTTTGTTTTAGACTTTTGACAATGCTTATGATGTCGTCGATTTTATTCAGAACCACGACGCCCTTGGAATTAAAGTCCGCGCTGGAAGAAATTGAAATTTCCATAAGAAAAAAGCTTCGTCTTAAACCGAAGGCGGAAATCGCCGTCATGTTTTCGTATTTTTTGCTTTTTTTGCCGCGGATATTTGCTATATGGAACGACATAAGCCGCGCTTACAAAGCCCGCGGAGGAAAAAACGACATCAAAAAAATCTTTGTTTTGTTCCCTATTCTCATCTCGCTAAGCATTCATAAGGCATGGAACACGGCCCTTGCGGCAGAGGCAAGAAGCCGGTAA
- a CDS encoding Gfo/Idh/MocA family protein, with amino-acid sequence MISMGIIGAGRIAETMATTVRRMNETGDESVRLYGIASRDFNKAKEFAERHGIEKAFGSYEQMLRDPKPDLIYIATPHSHHFEHALLCLENGKHVLCEKAFTANADQAKNLIDIAEKKGLLITEAIWTRYEPSRKIIDDVIASNIVGEARMLTANLGYPIMHKERIVRPELAGGALLDVGVYALNFAVMAFGHPDEIHAVCQKSDTGVDINDSYTLVYKEKGRMAILCAGASAVSDRYGMIHCTKGFIQVENINNPQKVFVFDKKYELIKEIEVPPQLTGFEYEVAETVEAIESGKTECPSMPHKETVYMMEMMDDIRKKTGIVYPFEN; translated from the coding sequence ATGATATCTATGGGAATTATAGGCGCCGGGAGAATAGCTGAAACCATGGCGACAACCGTACGAAGGATGAATGAAACGGGGGACGAAAGCGTTCGGCTGTACGGCATCGCTTCCAGAGATTTTAATAAAGCAAAGGAATTTGCAGAGCGGCACGGCATAGAAAAAGCTTTCGGCTCGTATGAACAGATGCTCCGCGATCCTAAGCCGGATTTGATTTATATCGCGACGCCGCATTCTCATCATTTCGAACATGCGCTTTTGTGTCTTGAAAACGGTAAACATGTGCTTTGCGAAAAAGCCTTTACAGCCAATGCGGATCAGGCGAAAAATCTTATCGATATTGCGGAAAAAAAAGGCCTCCTTATTACTGAAGCGATTTGGACGCGCTATGAGCCCAGCCGCAAGATTATCGACGATGTGATCGCTTCGAATATCGTGGGGGAAGCGCGGATGCTCACCGCGAATCTCGGGTATCCGATCATGCATAAGGAAAGGATCGTAAGGCCTGAGCTTGCAGGCGGCGCTCTTTTGGACGTCGGCGTATACGCTCTGAATTTTGCCGTAATGGCGTTCGGTCATCCCGATGAAATTCATGCCGTCTGCCAAAAAAGCGATACGGGCGTAGACATAAACGACAGTTATACTCTGGTTTACAAGGAAAAAGGACGTATGGCGATTCTTTGCGCCGGAGCGTCCGCCGTTTCGGACAGGTACGGAATGATACACTGTACGAAAGGTTTTATTCAGGTTGAAAATATAAATAATCCGCAAAAAGTTTTCGTATTCGATAAAAAATATGAATTGATAAAAGAAATTGAAGTTCCGCCTCAGCTTACAGGTTTTGAATACGAAGTTGCGGAGACGGTAGAAGCGATAGAAAGCGGAAAGACAGAGTGTCCGTCCATGCCGCATAAAGAAACCGTCTACATGATGGAAATGATGGACGACATAAGAAAAAAAACCGGAATCGTCTATCCGTTTGAAAATTGA
- the nrdR gene encoding transcriptional regulator NrdR → MRCPYCGSLDDKVIESRTMANGGTIRRRRECLSCSYRFTSYERIEEKPFMVVKRDGRRQPFDLSKLSKGIERALEKRPVSAPSIENLVNEIEDEAIMRGKTTREISTAELGELVLNKLHKFDKVAYIRFASVYKHFEDLNEFITEVNKLGGGKE, encoded by the coding sequence GTGCGCTGTCCTTATTGCGGAAGTCTGGACGACAAGGTAATTGAGTCTCGAACAATGGCAAACGGAGGAACTATCCGGCGAAGAAGAGAATGTTTGTCGTGCAGTTACCGCTTTACAAGTTATGAGCGCATTGAAGAAAAACCGTTTATGGTAGTAAAGCGGGACGGCCGAAGGCAGCCTTTCGATCTTTCGAAACTTTCAAAGGGTATTGAAAGGGCTCTTGAAAAAAGGCCCGTTTCGGCGCCGAGTATCGAAAACCTTGTCAACGAGATTGAAGACGAGGCGATCATGCGCGGAAAGACCACGCGCGAGATCAGCACTGCGGAGCTTGGAGAACTTGTGCTCAATAAATTGCACAAATTCGACAAGGTAGCTTATATACGCTTTGCGTCCGTATATAAGCATTTTGAAGATTTAAATGAATTTATAACGGAAGTAAATAAGCTCGGGGGGGGAAAGGAATGA
- a CDS encoding ribonucleoside triphosphate reductase, whose protein sequence is MSEAAKQSVFPEWRNFLGNGGDKETAGFIKSVVKRSGEIAAYDRSKIEKAIGKAIEAVEKHPDPEKAQSLTNSVEEHLRLLMAGRRAHSIPAIEEIQDIVETVLIENKEVEIAKAYILYRSRHEAFRDSKKLMLDINGTMDGYLSQSDWRVNENANVNFSLGGLILHNSGTITANYWLKNIYSKEIAEAHKTAAFHIHDLSMFSGYCAGWSLRQLIKEGLGGVPDKITSTPASHLSTLVNQIVNFLGILQNEWAGAQAFSSFDTYLAPFVKADNLSEKEVRQCIQSYIYGVNTPGRWGSQAPFTNITLDWVCPDDLKDQKAIVGGKEMDFTYGDCQKEMDVINKQFILLMLEGDAAGRGFGYPIPTYNITKNFNWDSENTKLLFEMTAQYGTPYFQNFVNSDLDPSDVRSMCCRLRLDKRELRKRGGGLFGSDEFTGSLGVVTINLPQIGYLAKTEEQFFARLDYLMDLAKESLCIKRKVIQKLLDGGLFPYTRRYLKTFDNHFNTIGLCGMNECCMNFLNCTIVDPKGKAFAEKVLDYMRERLQQYQEQTGELFNLEATPAESTSYRLARHDKEQFPDIITSGETDPYYTNSTQLQVDYTTDVFEALDHQESLQTRYTGGTVFHTFMGEQVKDWKSCRDFVRTIMTNYRLPYVTISPTYSVCSVHGYLPGEQFECPKCKAEAEKALKLKIEQLEEERRMIVSGGNSKNAKND, encoded by the coding sequence ATGAGCGAAGCTGCAAAACAGTCGGTTTTTCCGGAGTGGAGAAATTTTTTAGGAAACGGCGGCGATAAGGAAACTGCCGGTTTTATAAAATCAGTCGTAAAGCGCTCCGGCGAAATAGCCGCTTACGACAGATCTAAGATAGAAAAAGCGATCGGTAAGGCAATAGAAGCCGTTGAAAAACATCCCGATCCCGAAAAAGCTCAATCTCTCACAAATTCCGTGGAAGAACATCTTCGTCTGCTTATGGCCGGCCGCCGCGCTCATTCGATTCCGGCGATCGAAGAAATTCAAGATATTGTCGAAACCGTCTTAATAGAAAACAAAGAAGTCGAGATTGCAAAAGCTTACATTTTGTATCGTTCGAGGCACGAAGCCTTCCGCGATTCTAAAAAACTGATGCTTGACATAAACGGCACAATGGACGGCTACCTTTCTCAATCCGATTGGCGGGTAAATGAAAATGCAAACGTAAACTTTTCATTGGGCGGACTTATTCTTCACAATTCGGGAACCATAACCGCCAATTACTGGCTTAAAAACATATATTCCAAAGAGATAGCGGAAGCCCACAAAACGGCAGCGTTCCACATACATGACCTTTCCATGTTTTCAGGCTATTGCGCAGGATGGTCGCTCAGACAGCTAATAAAAGAAGGGCTGGGCGGCGTCCCCGATAAGATAACTTCGACGCCGGCTTCTCATCTTTCAACTCTTGTAAACCAGATCGTAAATTTCTTGGGAATTCTGCAAAACGAATGGGCGGGAGCGCAGGCTTTCAGTTCGTTCGACACCTATCTGGCGCCCTTTGTCAAGGCGGACAATCTTTCTGAAAAAGAAGTGCGGCAGTGCATACAGAGCTATATTTACGGAGTAAACACTCCCGGACGCTGGGGCTCGCAGGCGCCTTTTACGAACATTACGCTTGACTGGGTATGTCCCGACGACTTAAAAGATCAAAAGGCAATAGTCGGCGGCAAAGAAATGGATTTTACTTACGGCGACTGTCAAAAAGAAATGGACGTCATAAACAAACAGTTTATCCTTCTCATGCTTGAAGGCGACGCCGCAGGACGCGGGTTCGGCTATCCTATTCCCACGTATAATATAACCAAAAATTTCAACTGGGACAGCGAAAATACAAAACTTCTGTTCGAAATGACTGCACAGTACGGTACTCCCTATTTCCAGAATTTTGTCAATTCCGATCTGGATCCGAGTGACGTGCGTTCCATGTGCTGCCGTCTAAGGCTGGACAAAAGAGAATTGCGGAAGCGCGGCGGCGGATTGTTCGGTTCGGACGAATTTACAGGCTCTTTGGGCGTAGTTACGATCAACCTTCCGCAAATAGGATACTTGGCAAAAACCGAAGAACAGTTTTTCGCCCGTTTGGACTATCTTATGGATCTTGCAAAAGAAAGCCTTTGCATAAAACGCAAAGTTATACAAAAACTGCTGGACGGAGGACTCTTTCCGTATACCAGGCGCTATCTTAAGACCTTTGACAATCATTTTAACACGATAGGCTTGTGCGGAATGAACGAGTGCTGCATGAATTTTTTAAACTGCACTATAGTGGATCCTAAAGGTAAGGCGTTCGCCGAAAAGGTTCTCGATTACATGAGAGAAAGACTGCAGCAGTATCAGGAGCAGACGGGAGAACTGTTCAACCTTGAAGCTACCCCTGCCGAAAGTACTTCCTATCGCCTCGCACGGCACGATAAAGAGCAATTTCCGGACATAATAACAAGCGGAGAAACGGATCCGTATTATACAAATTCGACGCAATTACAGGTTGATTATACAACGGATGTGTTTGAAGCCCTTGACCATCAGGAATCCTTACAGACGCGGTATACCGGGGGGACGGTATTCCACACATTCATGGGGGAACAGGTTAAAGATTGGAAAAGCTGCCGAGACTTTGTACGCACTATCATGACCAATTACCGCTTGCCCTATGTTACAATATCACCGACGTATTCAGTCTGTTCCGTACACGGCTATTTGCCGGGTGAACAGTTTGAATGCCCGAAGTGCAAAGCGGAAGCCGAAAAAGCGCTCAAACTTAAGATCGAACAGCTTGAGGAAGAACGCAGGATGATCGTTTCCGGCGGAAATTCAAAAAACGCCAAAAACGATTAA
- the nrdD gene encoding anaerobic ribonucleoside-triphosphate reductase, which yields MKTRDLAEVDAEIKAAKEALKDVHGKETEVYARIVGYYRAVRNWNKGKTEEFKHRKMFSVDNVPEAITQDAAEKEKVSAPVKAVAGDLHYDFFFRQTCPNCPPVKAYVAELSVSGKSINVDTKEGLAQAAAKGVFAAPTVIVYNENNEEVARAHNVQELSAIFEPVALAV from the coding sequence ATGAAAACACGCGATTTAGCTGAAGTGGACGCTGAAATAAAGGCTGCAAAAGAAGCTCTTAAAGATGTCCACGGCAAAGAAACGGAAGTTTATGCAAGAATAGTAGGTTATTACAGGGCTGTACGCAACTGGAATAAGGGAAAGACCGAAGAATTCAAACACCGAAAGATGTTTTCGGTAGACAATGTGCCGGAAGCGATAACGCAGGACGCAGCAGAAAAAGAAAAGGTTTCCGCGCCTGTTAAAGCGGTCGCAGGCGATTTGCATTACGATTTCTTTTTCCGTCAGACATGTCCTAACTGTCCGCCGGTTAAAGCATACGTGGCGGAACTCAGTGTTTCCGGAAAAAGCATCAATGTAGATACGAAAGAAGGTTTGGCACAAGCTGCGGCTAAGGGCGTATTTGCGGCACCCACAGTCATAGTCTATAACGAAAACAACGAAGAAGTTGCGCGGGCGCACAATGTTCAAGAGCTTTCCGCCATCTTCGAACCGGTCGCCCTTGCCGTCTGA